In the genome of Mycobacterium kansasii ATCC 12478, one region contains:
- a CDS encoding aminotransferase class I/II-fold pyridoxal phosphate-dependent enzyme encodes MYRDSSRPRRLRVSALAAVANPSYARIDTWNLLDDACRHLAEVDLAGLDITHDMAKVKRLMDRIGAYERYWLYPGAENLATFRAHLESKSTVRLTEEVSLAVRLLSEYGDRTALFDISAPLADQELVAQAKQQQFYTVLLADDAPPTAPESLAECLRALRNPADDVQFEILVAPSVEDAITAVALNGEIQAAIIRHDLPLRSRDRLPLMNTLLGPNDADGAMVIPDRPHDWIECGEWIRELRPHIDLYLLTDESIAAGDGDEPDVYDRTFYRLNDVTDLHSTVLAGLRNRFATPFFDALRAYAAAPVGQFHALPVARGASIFNSKSLQDMGEFYGRNIFMAETSTTSGGLDSLLDPHGNIKKAMDKAAVTWNANHTYFVTNGTSTANKIVVQSLTRPGDIVLIDRNCHKSHHYGLVLAGAYPLYLDAYPLPQFAIYGAVSLRTIKKALLDLEAAGQLHKVRMLLLTNCTFDGVVYNPRRVMEEVLAIKPDICFLWDEAWYAFATAVPWARQRTAMVAAEHLEEMLASDEYAKEYRQWSASMQGVDRSEWLDRRLLPDPARARVRVYATHSTHKSLSALRQASMIHVRDQDFNALARDAFGEAFLTHTSTSPNQQLLASLDLARRQVDIEGFQLVRQVYDMALVFRHRVRKDRLISRWFRILDESDLVPEEYRASSVSSYRQVRQGALAEWNEAWRSDQFVLDATRVTLFIGATGMNGYDFREKILMERFGIQINKTSINSVLLIFTIGVTWSSVHYLLDVLRRIATDFDRTQKAASAADWALHQRRVEEITQDLPHLPDFSEFDVAFRPDDNSVYGDTRSAFYAGYEESDREYVQIGMAGRRLAEGRTLVSTTFVVPYPPGFPVLVPGQVVSKEIVYFLAQLDVKEIHGYNHELGLSVFTDAALKRMEAARNAIASAGAALPSFEVPPDASALNGDGVVGAIAEDA; translated from the coding sequence ATGTATCGAGACAGTTCCCGCCCCCGACGACTTCGTGTCTCCGCGCTCGCGGCAGTCGCCAACCCGTCGTATGCACGCATCGACACGTGGAACCTGCTCGACGACGCATGCCGGCACCTGGCCGAGGTGGACCTTGCCGGGCTGGACATCACCCACGACATGGCCAAGGTCAAGCGGCTGATGGACCGCATCGGCGCCTACGAGCGGTACTGGCTGTATCCCGGCGCGGAGAACCTGGCGACCTTCCGTGCTCACCTGGAGAGCAAGTCCACCGTGCGGCTCACCGAAGAGGTGTCGCTGGCGGTGCGCCTGCTCAGCGAATACGGCGACCGCACAGCGTTGTTCGACATCTCCGCGCCGCTGGCCGACCAGGAGCTGGTGGCCCAGGCCAAACAGCAGCAGTTCTACACGGTGTTGCTCGCCGACGACGCGCCGCCCACGGCGCCGGAGAGCCTGGCCGAGTGCCTGCGGGCGCTGCGCAACCCCGCCGACGATGTCCAGTTCGAGATCCTGGTGGCCCCCAGCGTCGAGGACGCGATCACCGCGGTCGCGCTCAACGGCGAGATCCAGGCCGCCATCATCCGCCACGACCTGCCGCTGCGCTCCCGTGACCGGTTGCCGCTGATGAACACGCTGCTGGGGCCCAATGACGCCGACGGCGCGATGGTCATTCCCGATCGTCCGCACGACTGGATCGAATGTGGCGAGTGGATCAGAGAGCTGCGGCCACACATCGACCTCTACCTGCTCACCGACGAGTCGATCGCGGCGGGCGATGGCGACGAGCCCGACGTCTACGACCGGACGTTCTACCGGCTCAACGACGTGACCGACCTGCACAGCACGGTGCTCGCCGGGCTGCGGAACCGTTTCGCCACACCGTTTTTCGACGCGCTGCGGGCCTACGCGGCCGCACCCGTCGGCCAATTCCACGCGCTGCCGGTCGCGCGCGGCGCCAGCATCTTCAACTCCAAGTCGCTGCAGGACATGGGCGAGTTCTACGGCCGCAACATCTTCATGGCCGAGACCTCGACCACCTCCGGCGGCCTGGACTCGTTGCTGGACCCGCACGGCAACATCAAGAAGGCGATGGACAAGGCCGCGGTCACCTGGAACGCCAACCACACCTACTTCGTCACCAACGGAACGTCGACGGCCAACAAGATCGTCGTCCAGTCGCTGACCCGCCCCGGCGACATCGTGCTGATCGACCGCAACTGTCACAAGTCGCACCACTACGGGCTGGTACTGGCGGGCGCGTATCCGCTGTACCTGGACGCCTATCCGCTGCCTCAGTTCGCCATCTACGGTGCGGTGTCGTTGCGCACCATCAAGAAGGCGCTGCTGGACCTGGAAGCGGCCGGGCAGCTGCACAAGGTCCGCATGCTGCTGTTGACCAACTGCACCTTCGACGGCGTCGTCTACAACCCGCGGCGGGTCATGGAGGAGGTGCTGGCGATCAAGCCGGACATCTGCTTCCTGTGGGACGAAGCCTGGTACGCATTCGCCACCGCCGTGCCGTGGGCGCGGCAGCGGACCGCGATGGTGGCTGCCGAGCACCTCGAAGAGATGCTGGCGTCGGACGAATACGCCAAGGAATACCGGCAATGGTCGGCGTCGATGCAAGGGGTCGACCGGTCGGAGTGGCTGGATCGCCGGCTGCTGCCCGACCCTGCTCGCGCGCGGGTAAGGGTGTATGCGACGCACTCCACCCACAAGTCGTTGTCGGCGCTGCGGCAGGCGTCGATGATCCACGTCCGCGATCAGGACTTCAACGCACTGGCCCGGGACGCGTTCGGTGAGGCGTTCTTGACCCACACCTCGACATCGCCGAACCAGCAACTGCTGGCCTCGCTGGACCTGGCGCGCCGGCAGGTCGACATCGAGGGATTCCAATTGGTCCGCCAGGTCTACGACATGGCGCTGGTCTTTCGGCATCGGGTCCGCAAGGACCGGCTGATCAGCAGGTGGTTCCGCATCCTCGACGAATCCGACCTGGTGCCCGAAGAATACCGGGCCTCCTCGGTCAGCTCCTACCGGCAGGTCCGGCAGGGCGCGCTGGCCGAATGGAACGAGGCGTGGCGCTCCGACCAGTTTGTGCTGGACGCCACCCGGGTCACCCTGTTCATCGGTGCGACGGGGATGAACGGCTACGACTTCCGCGAGAAGATCCTGATGGAGCGGTTCGGCATCCAGATCAACAAGACCTCGATCAACAGTGTGCTGCTGATCTTCACCATCGGCGTGACATGGTCGAGCGTGCACTATCTGCTCGACGTGCTGCGCCGGATTGCCACCGACTTCGACCGGACCCAGAAGGCGGCCAGCGCCGCCGACTGGGCGCTGCACCAGCGCCGCGTCGAGGAGATCACCCAGGATCTGCCGCACCTACCCGATTTCAGCGAGTTCGACGTGGCCTTCCGCCCCGACGACAACAGTGTCTACGGCGACACCCGGTCGGCCTTCTACGCCGGTTATGAAGAGTCCGACCGCGAGTACGTGCAGATCGGCATGGCCGGGCGGCGGCTGGCCGAGGGACGGACACTGGTGTCGACGACGTTTGTGGTGCCCTACCCGCCGGGCTTTCCGGTGCTGGTGCCCGGCCAGGTGGTGTCCAAGGAGATCGTCTACTTCCTGGCCCAGCTCGACGTCAAGGAAATCCACGGCTACAACCACGAACTCGGGTTGTCGGTGTTCACCGACGCTGCGCTGAAGCGGATGGAGGCCGCGCGCAACGCGATTGCCTCGGCCGGAGCCGCGCTGCCGTCGTTCGAAGTGCCGCCGGACGCCTCGGCTCTGAACGGCGACGGTGTCGTGGGGGCTATCGCCGAGGACGCGTGA
- a CDS encoding GNAT family N-acetyltransferase encodes MARFPSEYLEGSRLLLRPPVLDDAEALFDGIAHDPEVTRYLLWTPHPDVGETRRVITEHFNVGDDERTWLLVPRDSGDIVGLISCRSRARHSVEIGYCLGRRWWGLGLMSEALGVLLAELAADPRVYRVWATCHVDNTRSARLLQRAGFVFEGRLRRHSVYPNLGPEPHDSLLYAKILR; translated from the coding sequence ATGGCCCGGTTCCCGTCCGAATACCTCGAAGGCTCACGACTGCTGCTGCGCCCACCCGTGCTCGACGACGCCGAGGCGTTGTTCGACGGGATTGCCCACGATCCCGAGGTAACCCGCTACCTGTTGTGGACGCCGCATCCCGATGTCGGCGAGACGCGACGGGTAATCACCGAGCATTTCAACGTCGGCGACGACGAGCGGACCTGGCTGCTCGTGCCCCGTGACAGCGGCGACATCGTCGGCCTGATCAGCTGCCGAAGCCGGGCGCGCCACTCCGTCGAAATCGGCTACTGTCTGGGCCGGCGTTGGTGGGGTCTCGGTCTGATGTCTGAAGCGCTGGGTGTGCTGCTGGCCGAGCTGGCTGCCGACCCCCGCGTGTACCGTGTCTGGGCCACCTGTCACGTCGACAACACGCGCTCGGCGCGGTTACTGCAGCGGGCCGGTTTCGTGTTCGAGGGCCGGCTGCGCCGCCACTCCGTCTACCCGAACCTCGGGCCCGAACCGCACGACAGCCTGCTCTACGCCAAGATCCTGCGCTGA
- a CDS encoding serine hydrolase domain-containing protein has protein sequence MKLDGNQTSIREVCDAGLLSGAVTVVWQRGEVLQVNEIGYRDVDAGLPMQRDTLFRIASMTKPVTVAAAMSLVDEGKLALRDPVARWAPELDDPQVLDDPHGPLDRTHPARRAILVEDLLTHTSGLAYSFSVSGPISRAYMRLPFGKGSDTWLAELAALPLVHQPGERVTYSHAIDVLGVIVSRVEDKPFHQVLDERVLGPAGMTDTGFFVAAEARGRAATMYRLDEDDKLRHDVMGPPQVRPPSFPNAGGGLWSTADDYLRFVRMLLGEGTVDGVRVLSAESARLMRTDRLTDEHKRHNFLGAPFWVGRGFGLNLSVVTDPAKSAPLFGPGGTGTFSWPGAYGTWWQADPSADLILLYLIQHCPDLSVDAASAVAGNPALAKLRTAQPRFVRHTYRALGL, from the coding sequence GTGAAGCTCGACGGCAATCAGACATCCATTCGCGAGGTCTGCGACGCCGGCTTGCTCTCCGGCGCGGTGACCGTGGTCTGGCAACGCGGAGAGGTGTTGCAGGTCAACGAGATCGGCTACCGAGACGTCGATGCGGGGCTGCCGATGCAACGGGACACGCTGTTTCGGATCGCGTCGATGACCAAGCCGGTGACCGTTGCCGCGGCCATGAGCCTGGTCGACGAGGGCAAGCTGGCATTGCGGGACCCCGTCGCGCGCTGGGCGCCGGAGCTGGACGACCCGCAGGTGCTGGACGACCCGCATGGCCCGCTGGACCGGACCCATCCGGCCCGGCGGGCCATCCTGGTCGAGGATCTGCTGACCCATACCAGCGGCCTGGCCTACAGCTTCTCGGTCTCCGGGCCCATCTCCCGGGCCTACATGCGACTGCCCTTCGGCAAGGGCTCGGACACCTGGCTGGCCGAACTGGCCGCCCTGCCGCTGGTGCACCAGCCCGGCGAGCGGGTGACCTATAGCCACGCGATCGACGTGCTGGGCGTCATCGTTTCTCGCGTCGAGGACAAGCCGTTCCATCAGGTGCTCGACGAGCGAGTGCTGGGTCCGGCGGGCATGACCGACACGGGCTTTTTCGTCGCGGCCGAGGCGCGGGGGCGGGCCGCCACGATGTACCGGCTCGATGAGGACGACAAGTTGCGCCACGACGTGATGGGGCCGCCGCAGGTCCGGCCGCCGTCGTTTCCCAACGCCGGCGGCGGACTGTGGTCGACCGCCGACGACTACCTGCGGTTCGTGCGGATGCTGCTGGGCGAGGGGACGGTCGACGGAGTCCGAGTGCTGTCGGCGGAATCGGCACGCCTGATGCGCACCGACCGGCTGACCGACGAGCACAAGCGCCACAACTTCTTGGGAGCGCCATTCTGGGTGGGCCGCGGCTTCGGTTTGAATCTGTCGGTGGTGACCGACCCGGCGAAGTCGGCGCCGCTGTTCGGTCCGGGCGGGACAGGAACGTTCAGCTGGCCCGGCGCATACGGGACATGGTGGCAGGCCGACCCGTCCGCCGACCTGATCCTGCTGTATCTGATCCAGCATTGTCCCGATTTGTCCGTGGATGCCGCGTCGGCGGTGGCGGGCAACCCCGCGCTGGCCAAGCTGCGGACGGCCCAACCACGATTCGTCCGCCACACCTATCGAGCCCTCGGACTGTAG
- a CDS encoding LppX_LprAFG lipoprotein → MNGLISQTQTSRRRVTHRPSLRVSAAMLFAAALIATVITGCGHKSATSTSQTSGASGSSATTSASGSSGAPSPEAQQLLQDSSKATKGLHSIHVSLQTTNITTLPMESVNADVTNQPEGNGQAVGDAMIRLQPKAPTVSKQFLVTNKTMYTKDDAGKYTSMGPAEKIYDPGIVLDKDKGLGNVIAKVQSPQIAGNETIDGIATVKVTGTIDAAVIDPLVPQLGKGGGTLPITLYIVDVKAAGTSTTPGGPAPSPNLVRMVVDKDQGHVTINLSAWGAPVTIPNPTG, encoded by the coding sequence ATGAATGGCTTGATCTCCCAAACGCAAACCTCCCGCCGACGTGTCACCCATCGACCCTCGCTTCGGGTGTCGGCCGCGATGCTGTTCGCGGCGGCACTGATCGCGACGGTCATCACCGGATGCGGCCACAAATCGGCCACCAGCACCTCTCAAACCTCCGGGGCATCCGGAAGCTCCGCCACCACCAGCGCATCCGGGTCATCCGGCGCCCCGTCACCCGAAGCCCAGCAACTCCTGCAGGACAGCTCCAAAGCGACCAAAGGCCTGCATTCGATTCATGTGAGTCTGCAGACAACCAACATCACGACGCTTCCCATGGAGAGCGTCAATGCCGACGTGACCAACCAGCCCGAGGGCAACGGTCAGGCCGTCGGTGATGCCATGATCAGGTTGCAGCCGAAGGCCCCCACGGTCTCCAAGCAGTTCCTGGTCACTAATAAGACCATGTACACGAAGGACGACGCCGGAAAGTACACCTCGATGGGGCCGGCAGAGAAGATCTACGACCCGGGCATCGTTCTCGACAAGGACAAGGGACTAGGCAACGTTATCGCCAAGGTCCAAAGTCCGCAGATCGCCGGAAACGAAACGATCGACGGCATCGCCACCGTCAAGGTGACGGGAACCATCGACGCCGCAGTGATCGATCCACTGGTGCCTCAGCTGGGTAAGGGCGGGGGCACGCTGCCGATCACGTTGTACATCGTCGATGTGAAGGCCGCGGGCACCAGCACCACGCCCGGAGGGCCGGCGCCCAGCCCCAACTTGGTGCGCATGGTCGTCGACAAGGACCAGGGCCACGTCACCATCAACCTGTCCGCCTGGGGCGCGCCGGTCACCATTCCCAACCCGACGGGATAA
- a CDS encoding fatty acid desaturase yields MTNDVPDVQERGPGLHPAPPPGGPPLSDVWVYNGRAYDLSDWISKHPGGAFFIGRTKNRDITAIIASYHRDPAKVERILERRYALGRDATPRDIHPKHNAPPFLFKEDFNSWRDTPKYRFDNPNDLMHRVKARLAEPVLAARIKRMDRLFNIVVALLAAGYLAVQAVRLAEPRWMPLWAFVIAMVLLRSSLVGYGHYALHRAQRGPNRFLANAFDLNYVALSLVVADGHTLLHHPYTQSDVDIKKNVFTMMMQLPRLYRVPVHTVHKFGHLLTGMAIRIADVWNMTRKVGVEEGYGSWRNALPHFLGSSGVRLLLVTEMVVFVLAGDFWAWALQFVVTLWVSTFLVVASHEFEDDVDDTAATGEDWGVDQVVHANDLVVVGNRYVDCFLSAGLSSHRVHHVLPFQRSGFANIVTEDVLREEAAKSGVEWVPAKSFVIDRLPKLCRTYLLSPSRQASEHKWGFLREHCSPTAWKASAGYVVAGFVGIGSV; encoded by the coding sequence ATGACGAACGATGTCCCAGACGTGCAGGAGCGTGGCCCCGGCCTGCACCCCGCTCCTCCTCCGGGCGGGCCACCGCTGTCGGACGTGTGGGTCTACAACGGCAGGGCATACGACCTCAGCGACTGGATATCCAAGCACCCCGGCGGCGCCTTCTTCATCGGGCGCACCAAGAACCGCGACATCACCGCGATCATCGCCTCCTACCATCGTGACCCGGCCAAGGTCGAACGAATCTTGGAGCGGCGCTATGCATTGGGCCGCGACGCAACGCCGCGCGACATCCATCCCAAACACAACGCGCCGCCTTTTCTCTTCAAAGAAGACTTCAACAGCTGGCGCGACACCCCGAAGTACCGTTTCGACAACCCGAACGACTTGATGCACCGCGTCAAAGCACGCCTGGCCGAGCCGGTGCTGGCCGCCCGAATCAAACGGATGGACCGGCTGTTCAACATCGTGGTGGCATTGCTGGCCGCCGGCTATCTGGCGGTCCAGGCCGTGCGGTTGGCCGAACCACGGTGGATGCCGTTGTGGGCCTTCGTCATTGCGATGGTGCTGCTGCGCAGTTCGTTGGTCGGGTACGGCCATTACGCGTTGCATCGGGCGCAACGGGGTCCTAATCGGTTCTTGGCCAATGCCTTCGACTTGAACTATGTGGCGTTGTCGTTGGTGGTCGCCGACGGGCACACGTTGCTGCATCACCCGTACACGCAAAGCGACGTCGACATCAAGAAGAACGTCTTCACGATGATGATGCAGTTGCCGCGGCTGTATCGGGTTCCGGTGCATACGGTTCACAAGTTCGGCCACTTGCTCACCGGCATGGCCATCCGCATCGCCGACGTATGGAACATGACGCGCAAGGTGGGTGTCGAGGAGGGCTACGGAAGCTGGCGCAACGCGCTGCCGCATTTCCTGGGGTCGTCCGGGGTGCGGCTGCTCCTGGTCACCGAGATGGTGGTTTTCGTACTCGCCGGTGACTTCTGGGCCTGGGCACTGCAATTCGTCGTCACCCTGTGGGTCAGCACCTTCCTGGTGGTGGCGAGCCACGAGTTCGAGGACGACGTCGACGACACTGCCGCGACCGGTGAAGACTGGGGCGTGGATCAGGTGGTGCATGCCAACGACCTGGTGGTGGTCGGGAATCGCTACGTCGACTGCTTCCTGTCGGCGGGCCTGAGTTCCCACCGCGTCCACCATGTATTGCCGTTCCAGCGCAGCGGTTTCGCCAACATCGTCACCGAAGACGTATTGCGGGAAGAAGCCGCGAAGTCCGGCGTCGAGTGGGTTCCGGCGAAGAGTTTCGTGATCGATCGGCTGCCGAAGCTCTGCCGGACCTACCTGCTCTCGCCGTCACGCCAAGCCAGCGAGCACAAGTGGGGTTTCCTGCGGGAACACTGCTCGCCGACGGCCTGGAAAGCCAGTGCCGGCTACGTGGTCGCCGGCTTCGTCGGAATCGGGTCGGTATGA
- a CDS encoding type III polyketide synthase yields MSSAADGGAPVADVPGYEPHYDLAQLPPAPPTTVAVIEGMATGVPQRVVRQSDAAARVAQMFVDPQQRERVSRVYAKTRIDTRRMAVNPLDAEFDAFRREPATIRDRMSLFYRHAVPLAVEVTRRALAGLSYGADEIGLLVFVTSTGFVAPGVDVAIVKELGLSRAISRVVVNFMGCAAAMNAIRTATNYVRAHPAMKALVVCIELCSVNAVFADNVKDVVIHSLFGDGCAALVIGASQVQQQLPAGSVVIRSNFSQLLDDAEDGIVLGVNHDGITCELSENLPDYIYRGVAPVVANVLYDNGLQQSDIDLWAIHPGGPKIIEQSVRSLGIGVECAAPSWDVLARYGNMLSVSLIFVLEMMVQQAESEKPLSTGVAFAFAPGVTVEGMLFDIVRR; encoded by the coding sequence ATGAGCAGCGCAGCCGACGGTGGTGCTCCGGTGGCCGACGTGCCCGGTTACGAACCCCACTATGACCTCGCCCAGTTGCCGCCGGCTCCGCCGACGACGGTGGCCGTCATCGAAGGTATGGCGACCGGTGTGCCGCAACGGGTGGTCCGTCAGTCCGACGCCGCGGCGCGGGTGGCCCAGATGTTCGTCGACCCGCAACAGCGGGAACGGGTTTCGCGGGTCTACGCGAAGACACGCATCGACACCCGCAGGATGGCCGTCAACCCGCTGGACGCCGAGTTCGACGCGTTCCGGCGCGAACCCGCGACCATCCGGGACCGGATGAGCCTGTTCTATCGGCATGCGGTGCCGCTGGCGGTCGAGGTGACCCGGCGTGCGCTCGCCGGGCTTTCCTATGGTGCCGACGAGATCGGGCTGTTGGTGTTCGTCACCAGCACCGGGTTCGTCGCTCCGGGCGTCGACGTGGCAATCGTCAAGGAACTCGGCCTGTCGCGGGCGATTTCGCGAGTCGTGGTCAATTTCATGGGATGCGCGGCCGCGATGAACGCCATTCGCACCGCCACCAACTACGTCCGCGCCCACCCGGCGATGAAGGCGTTGGTGGTGTGCATCGAATTGTGCTCGGTCAACGCCGTGTTCGCCGACAACGTCAAAGATGTGGTGATTCACAGCCTGTTCGGCGATGGTTGCGCAGCGCTGGTGATCGGCGCCAGCCAGGTACAACAGCAGTTGCCGGCGGGCAGTGTGGTGATCCGCAGCAACTTCAGCCAGCTCCTCGACGACGCCGAAGACGGCATCGTGCTGGGCGTCAATCATGACGGCATCACCTGCGAGCTGTCGGAGAACCTGCCCGACTACATTTACCGCGGTGTCGCGCCGGTTGTCGCAAACGTATTGTACGACAATGGATTACAACAATCCGATATTGACCTGTGGGCGATCCATCCGGGTGGGCCCAAGATCATCGAACAGTCGGTGCGCTCGTTGGGCATCGGAGTCGAATGCGCGGCGCCCAGCTGGGACGTGTTGGCCCGCTACGGCAACATGCTGAGTGTCTCGCTGATCTTCGTGCTGGAAATGATGGTGCAGCAGGCGGAGTCGGAGAAACCTCTCTCGACCGGCGTGGCGTTCGCGTTCGCGCCCGGGGTCACCGTTGAAGGCATGCTGTTCGACATCGTGCGACGGTGA
- a CDS encoding sulfotransferase domain-containing protein — translation MTNAPEPPNANALTADRVLYRSLMTDSTRWDALQLRAGDIVISTPSKCGMTWTQRLVSLLVFDGPELPGPLSTVSPWLDQTIRPIEEVVAVLDAQDHRRFIKTHTPLDGLVLDDRVTYICVGRDPRDAAVSMLFHVANVDAERLRELHEAAMPPQLRSGPPGPEPGPAAGGRGPAEEFRHWMEGPALPPPGVGFAPPKGIGTLANVLHHFGTAWERRHLPNVALFHYADYQVDLIVELRRLAAVLGIDLSRDHARELVAHASLDVMRSRAAEIAPNTTDGIWHSEEQFFRGGRSGDWQQYFTHDEHRRYNHRINQLAPPDLLAWAHEGRRGCDPDR, via the coding sequence ATGACCAATGCCCCTGAGCCGCCGAACGCCAATGCGCTGACGGCCGACCGAGTCCTGTACCGGTCGTTGATGACCGACAGTACGCGCTGGGACGCACTGCAACTGCGCGCCGGAGACATCGTCATCTCGACGCCGTCGAAGTGCGGGATGACCTGGACTCAGCGGCTGGTGTCCTTGCTGGTCTTCGACGGACCGGAGCTGCCGGGGCCATTGTCGACGGTGTCGCCGTGGCTCGACCAGACCATCCGGCCCATCGAGGAGGTGGTTGCCGTCCTCGACGCGCAGGATCACCGCCGGTTCATCAAGACCCATACGCCTTTGGATGGCCTGGTGCTTGATGATCGGGTCACCTATATCTGCGTGGGCCGCGATCCGCGCGATGCCGCGGTGTCGATGCTGTTCCACGTGGCCAATGTCGACGCCGAGCGGTTGCGGGAATTGCACGAGGCCGCGATGCCGCCGCAGCTGCGATCCGGCCCGCCGGGTCCCGAGCCCGGCCCTGCGGCTGGCGGGCGTGGCCCGGCCGAGGAGTTCCGGCACTGGATGGAGGGTCCGGCGCTGCCACCGCCGGGAGTGGGGTTCGCGCCTCCCAAAGGCATCGGAACGCTGGCCAACGTGCTGCACCACTTCGGCACGGCATGGGAGCGGCGGCACCTGCCGAATGTGGCGCTGTTCCACTACGCCGACTATCAGGTGGACCTGATAGTCGAGCTGAGGCGGCTTGCCGCGGTACTCGGCATCGATCTGAGTCGCGATCACGCCCGCGAACTGGTCGCCCACGCGTCGCTGGACGTCATGCGATCGCGCGCGGCGGAGATCGCCCCGAACACCACCGACGGCATCTGGCACAGCGAGGAGCAATTCTTCCGCGGCGGCCGCAGCGGCGACTGGCAGCAGTACTTCACCCATGACGAGCACCGCCGCTACAACCACCGGATCAACCAGCTCGCACCGCCCGATCTGCTGGCCTGGGCGCACGAGGGACGCCGCGGGTGCGACCCGGACCGGTGA
- a CDS encoding class I SAM-dependent methyltransferase, whose translation MDFDALYRGESPGPGIPPMTTPPWDTKAPKENVIAWQTGGWVHGEVLDIGCGFGDNAIYLAQHGHRVTAMDISPTALITAERRAADAGVDVRFAAADATTLDGYTDRFDTVIDSGMFHCLDDDGKRSYAAAVHRATRPGATLLISCFSDANPPNEQWPRPAVSEQTLRDVLGGAAWDVESLEPVTVRREMDGTETEMSFWYVRAQRRTSD comes from the coding sequence ATGGATTTCGATGCGCTGTATCGCGGGGAAAGTCCCGGCCCGGGCATCCCGCCGATGACGACGCCGCCGTGGGATACCAAGGCGCCCAAGGAGAACGTGATCGCGTGGCAGACCGGTGGCTGGGTCCACGGTGAGGTGCTCGACATCGGCTGCGGGTTCGGCGACAACGCGATCTATCTGGCTCAGCACGGACACCGCGTGACCGCTATGGACATTTCTCCGACCGCACTGATCACCGCCGAACGCCGCGCCGCCGACGCCGGAGTCGACGTGAGGTTCGCGGCAGCCGACGCCACCACGCTCGACGGCTATACCGACAGATTCGACACCGTGATCGACAGCGGCATGTTCCATTGCCTCGACGACGACGGCAAGCGCAGCTATGCGGCGGCCGTGCACCGGGCCACCCGGCCGGGGGCCACCCTGCTGATCAGTTGCTTCTCGGACGCCAATCCGCCGAATGAGCAATGGCCACGACCGGCGGTATCCGAGCAGACACTGCGCGACGTGCTCGGCGGCGCCGCGTGGGATGTCGAATCACTGGAGCCCGTCACGGTGCGCCGCGAAATGGACGGGACCGAAACGGAAATGTCGTTTTGGTACGTACGAGCCCAACGGCGTACGTCGGACTGA
- the pyrR gene encoding bifunctional pyr operon transcriptional regulator/uracil phosphoribosyltransferase PyrR produces the protein MGTVSDAANGRELMSAADVGRTISRIAHQVIEKTALDSPDSPRVVLLGIPTRGVSLARRLATHIREYSGVDVAHGALDITLYRDDLMSKPPRPLEETEIPAGGIDDALVILVDDVLYSGRSVRSALDALRDVGRPRAVQLAVLVDRGHRELPVRADYVGKNVPTSRSESVHVQLREHDGHDGVVISR, from the coding sequence ATGGGTACTGTGAGTGATGCCGCGAACGGCCGCGAACTGATGTCCGCCGCCGACGTCGGTCGCACCATTTCCCGCATCGCGCACCAGGTCATCGAAAAAACCGCGCTGGATAGCCCCGACTCGCCGCGGGTGGTGCTGTTGGGCATCCCGACTCGCGGCGTGTCCCTGGCCCGGCGGCTGGCAACCCATATCCGCGAATACAGCGGTGTCGATGTTGCCCACGGCGCCCTGGACATCACGCTGTATCGCGATGACCTGATGAGCAAGCCGCCGCGGCCGCTGGAGGAGACGGAGATCCCCGCCGGTGGTATAGATGACGCTCTGGTGATTCTGGTCGATGACGTGCTGTACTCCGGTCGCTCGGTGCGCTCCGCCCTGGACGCGCTGCGCGATGTGGGCCGGCCGCGCGCGGTGCAGTTGGCAGTCCTGGTCGACCGCGGCCATCGGGAACTGCCGGTGCGTGCCGACTACGTCGGCAAGAACGTGCCGACCTCCCGCAGCGAGAGCGTGCACGTGCAGCTGCGCGAACACGACGGGCACGACGGCGTGGTGATCTCGCGATGA